From one Staphylococcus kloosii genomic stretch:
- a CDS encoding dihydrofolate reductase, which yields MTLSILVAHDQQRVIGIDNQLPWHLPNDLKHVKKLSTGHTLVMGRSTFESIGKPLPNRKNVVLTRNTSFEAEGVDVIHSIDEIYDLTGHIFIFGGQTLFEEMIDVVDDMYITVIEDKFNGDTFFPPYTFEDWEVESSVTGTLDDKNTIPHTFLHLVRKAQ from the coding sequence ATGACACTTTCGATATTAGTAGCCCATGACCAACAACGTGTTATAGGTATAGACAATCAATTACCATGGCATTTACCCAACGATTTAAAGCATGTTAAAAAATTGTCTACTGGCCATACACTCGTAATGGGTAGATCAACATTTGAATCTATTGGCAAACCGTTACCAAATAGAAAAAACGTTGTATTAACTAGAAATACTTCATTTGAAGCTGAAGGTGTAGACGTTATACATTCCATTGATGAAATCTATGATTTAACCGGTCATATTTTCATCTTTGGAGGACAAACTTTGTTCGAAGAAATGATTGATGTCGTTGATGATATGTATATCACCGTTATAGAAGATAAATTTAATGGCGATACATTTTTCCCTCCATACACTTTTGAAGACTGGGAAGTTGAATCTTCAGTAACAGGTACACTAGATGATAAAAATACAATACCACATACATTTTTACATCTAGTTCGTAAGGCACAATAA
- a CDS encoding DegV family protein: MAKLKIVTDSTSDLSKQYLEDNDIHVVPLNLTIDGESYIDQVDISSEQFIEKIEADADVKTSQPPIGKFIELYDELGSDGSEIISIHMTSGLSGTYQTAVQASQMTESKVTVIDSKSISYGLGYQIKQIVEWKREQLAVADIEKQVIELQKNIKLYVVIGQLHQLIKGGRISKTKGLIGNMIKIKPVGTLIDGKIELVHNSRTQNSSIQFLKKEVAQFVENHNIKAIGIAHANIMQFVDKIKKHFSEEFDFSDFDVNTTTPIISAHTGQGAIGLVVLKS; encoded by the coding sequence ATGGCAAAATTAAAAATTGTGACAGATTCGACTTCTGATTTATCTAAGCAATATCTTGAAGACAATGATATACACGTTGTCCCACTTAACTTGACGATTGATGGAGAATCTTATATTGATCAAGTTGATATATCCTCCGAACAATTTATTGAAAAAATAGAGGCTGATGCTGATGTTAAGACAAGCCAGCCTCCTATCGGTAAATTTATAGAATTATATGACGAACTTGGTTCAGACGGTTCTGAAATTATTAGTATCCATATGACTTCTGGTTTGAGCGGAACGTATCAAACTGCTGTGCAAGCAAGTCAAATGACAGAAAGTAAAGTTACTGTCATTGATTCAAAATCTATCTCTTATGGCCTAGGCTATCAAATTAAACAAATAGTAGAGTGGAAACGTGAACAATTAGCCGTTGCAGATATTGAAAAACAAGTCATTGAATTACAAAAAAATATTAAACTCTATGTAGTCATTGGCCAATTACACCAGCTAATAAAAGGTGGTCGAATAAGTAAAACAAAAGGTTTAATCGGAAATATGATTAAAATCAAACCAGTGGGTACTTTAATTGATGGCAAAATTGAATTAGTCCATAATTCACGCACACAAAATTCAAGTATTCAATTCTTAAAAAAAGAAGTTGCGCAATTTGTTGAGAATCATAATATTAAAGCAATTGGTATAGCTCACGCTAATATTATGCAATTTGTTGATAAAATAAAAAAACATTTTTCAGAAGAATTCGATTTTAGTGATTTTGATGTAAATACCACTACACCTATTATTTCTGCACATACAGGACAAGGTGCAATTGGATTAGTCGTATTGAAATCTTAA
- the msrA gene encoding peptide-methionine (S)-S-oxide reductase MsrA gives MAYATLAGGCFWCLVKPFTSYPGIKDVVSGYSGGNIDNPTYEQVSTNQTGHVEAVQITYDADITTFENILDIYFKTFDPTDNTGQFFDRGEHYEPVIFYHDEEQKKAAEHKIQQLNEQQIFDKPVITPIKPYKNFYPAEDYHQDYYKKNPLHYEQYQRGSGRKAFIEKHWGEQND, from the coding sequence ATGGCATATGCAACATTAGCCGGAGGATGTTTCTGGTGTTTAGTTAAACCATTCACATCATACCCAGGCATAAAAGATGTAGTCTCAGGATATAGCGGTGGAAACATTGATAATCCTACCTATGAACAAGTAAGTACAAATCAAACTGGTCACGTAGAAGCAGTGCAAATTACTTATGACGCAGACATTACAACATTTGAAAATATTTTAGATATATATTTCAAAACATTTGATCCAACGGATAATACCGGCCAGTTTTTCGACCGTGGTGAACATTACGAACCCGTTATTTTTTATCATGATGAGGAACAGAAAAAGGCTGCAGAACATAAAATTCAACAATTAAATGAGCAGCAAATTTTCGATAAACCGGTTATTACACCAATCAAACCATATAAAAACTTTTATCCAGCAGAAGATTACCATCAAGATTATTATAAAAAGAACCCGTTACATTATGAACAATATCAACGCGGTTCCGGTAGAAAAGCGTTTATAGAAAAGCATTGGGGGGAACAAAATGATTAA
- the msrB gene encoding peptide-methionine (R)-S-oxide reductase MsrB: MIKKSKDELTEMEHLVTQEDGTEPPFQNEYWNHFDKGIYVDKLSGKPLFTSEEKFESDCGWPSFSKALNDEEIIELVDKSMGMIRTEVRSEDSNSHLGHVFNDGPRESGGLRYCINSAAVQFIPYDKLEELGYGDLLPHFKN, from the coding sequence ATGATTAAGAAAAGTAAAGATGAATTAACAGAAATGGAACATTTAGTAACACAAGAAGATGGTACAGAACCACCATTTCAAAATGAATATTGGAACCATTTTGATAAAGGCATTTATGTAGATAAATTATCTGGTAAACCATTATTTACTTCTGAAGAAAAATTTGAGTCGGATTGTGGTTGGCCAAGCTTTTCAAAAGCTTTAAACGATGAAGAAATCATCGAACTCGTTGATAAATCAATGGGCATGATTAGAACTGAAGTTAGATCAGAAGATTCTAATAGTCATTTAGGTCATGTCTTTAATGATGGACCTAGAGAGTCTGGTGGTTTGCGCTACTGCATTAACTCTGCGGCAGTACAATTTATCCCTTATGATAAATTAGAAGAATTAGGCTACGGAGATTTGTTACCACATTTTAAAAATTAA
- a CDS encoding PTS sugar transporter subunit IIA, giving the protein MFKKLFGKGQEAKKEIEIYAPITGEYVKIDDIPDPVFAQKMMGEGFGIKPSEGEVVSPIDGKIDNVFPTKHAIGLKAENGLELLVHIGLDTVQLDGEGFEILVESGDTVNVGDPILKFDKDFIQNNAKSTTSPIIITNSDQTASVNFAEATNVVKGDTKIVDVTMK; this is encoded by the coding sequence ATGTTTAAAAAATTATTTGGTAAAGGTCAAGAAGCTAAAAAAGAAATTGAAATTTATGCGCCTATTACAGGTGAATATGTAAAAATAGACGATATTCCAGACCCTGTTTTCGCACAAAAAATGATGGGTGAAGGTTTCGGCATTAAACCAAGCGAAGGTGAAGTTGTATCTCCAATCGATGGTAAAATCGACAATGTATTCCCAACAAAACACGCAATTGGCTTAAAAGCTGAAAACGGCTTAGAGTTATTAGTGCATATCGGTTTAGATACAGTTCAATTAGATGGCGAAGGTTTCGAAATATTAGTCGAAAGTGGCGACACTGTAAATGTAGGTGACCCAATTTTAAAATTTGATAAAGACTTTATCCAAAACAATGCTAAATCTACAACATCTCCTATTATTATTACAAATTCAGATCAAACAGCATCTGTTAACTTTGCAGAAGCTACGAACGTAGTAAAAGGTGACACTAAAATTGTAGATGTGACAATGAAATAA
- a CDS encoding YozE family protein, with product MKNYSFYQFALTVRGRKNDKGELAEQIFDDLSFPKHEKDFNILSEYIETHGDFTVSMSVFDDLYEEYLEWLQF from the coding sequence ATGAAAAATTATTCATTTTACCAATTCGCATTAACAGTTAGAGGACGTAAAAATGATAAAGGCGAATTAGCAGAACAAATTTTTGATGATTTGTCTTTTCCAAAACACGAAAAAGATTTCAATATTCTTTCGGAATACATTGAAACTCACGGGGATTTTACAGTATCTATGTCTGTTTTTGATGATTTATATGAAGAATATTTAGAATGGTTACAATTCTAA